One part of the Roseomonas gilardii genome encodes these proteins:
- a CDS encoding thiolase family protein — MTDVVIAAYRRSPFHFAGKGDLARVRPDELVAQVMRALLAESKADPAAIEDVVMGCAFPEGEQGLNIARLASFLAGLPQAAGGVTVNRFCGSSMQAVHQAAGAIRMGAGEAFLCAGVESMSRVPIMGFNPLPHPVLAKEFPQAYISMGETAENVARRHQIPRREQEEFAAESQRRAAKAQAEGYFSAEIVPIRTRTGTVEADGCIRPDTTADGLASLKPAFDKEGTVTAGTSSPLTDGAAALLVCSEEHARSRGMEPLARIRGIAVAGCAPEIMGMGPVEASRKALARAGIGVGDLDVVELNEAFASQSIACIRELGLDPAMVNIDGGAIALGHPLGATGARIVGKAASLLRRQNGRYALATQCIGGGQGIATVLEAVE, encoded by the coding sequence ATGACGGATGTGGTGATCGCGGCCTATCGGCGTTCGCCGTTTCACTTCGCCGGCAAGGGGGACCTGGCCAGGGTCCGGCCCGACGAGCTGGTGGCACAGGTGATGCGGGCGCTGCTGGCGGAATCGAAGGCGGACCCAGCGGCGATCGAGGACGTGGTCATGGGCTGCGCCTTTCCGGAGGGCGAGCAGGGGCTGAACATCGCCCGGCTGGCGAGCTTCCTGGCCGGGCTGCCGCAGGCGGCGGGCGGGGTGACGGTGAACCGCTTCTGCGGCTCCTCGATGCAGGCGGTGCATCAGGCGGCGGGGGCGATCCGCATGGGGGCGGGGGAGGCCTTCCTCTGCGCCGGGGTGGAAAGCATGTCGCGGGTGCCGATCATGGGCTTCAACCCGCTGCCGCATCCCGTGCTCGCGAAGGAGTTCCCGCAAGCCTACATCTCGATGGGCGAGACGGCGGAGAATGTCGCGCGGCGGCACCAGATCCCGCGGCGGGAGCAGGAGGAATTCGCTGCCGAGAGCCAGCGCCGGGCGGCGAAGGCCCAGGCGGAGGGCTATTTCTCCGCCGAGATCGTGCCGATCCGCACCAGGACCGGGACGGTGGAGGCGGATGGCTGCATCCGCCCCGACACCACGGCGGACGGGCTCGCCTCGCTCAAGCCCGCCTTCGACAAGGAAGGCACGGTGACGGCCGGCACCTCCTCGCCGCTCACCGATGGCGCCGCGGCGCTGCTGGTCTGTTCGGAGGAACATGCACGATCGCGCGGCATGGAGCCGCTGGCCCGCATCCGCGGCATCGCCGTGGCGGGCTGCGCGCCTGAGATCATGGGGATGGGGCCGGTCGAGGCCTCGCGCAAGGCACTGGCCCGGGCGGGGATCGGGGTGGGCGACCTTGACGTGGTGGAGCTGAACGAGGCCTTCGCCAGCCAGTCCATCGCCTGCATCCGCGAGCTGGGGCTCGATCCGGCCATGGTGAACATCGATGGCGGCGCCATCGCGCTCGGCCATCCGCTGGGCGCGACGGGGGCGCGCATCGTGGGCAAGGCCGCCTCGCTGCTGCGGCGGCAGAACGGGCGCTATGCGCTCGCCACCCAGTGCATCGGCGGCGGCCAGGGCATCGCCACGGTGCTGGAGGCGGTGGAATGA
- a CDS encoding MerR family transcriptional regulator: MRQLYTVNQLAEELGITPRAIRFYEAKGLLAPERAGTTRVFDRRDRARLMLVLRGKRLGFSLNEIREYLDLYDARHGQAEQIRWLLDSVRERIVRLEQQRTDLEQTLTELRDIETQAAKALSGQG, from the coding sequence CTGCGCCAGCTCTATACGGTCAACCAGCTCGCCGAGGAGCTGGGCATCACGCCGCGCGCGATCCGCTTCTACGAGGCGAAGGGGCTGCTCGCCCCGGAACGCGCCGGCACCACGCGGGTCTTCGACCGGCGCGACCGGGCGCGGCTGATGCTGGTGTTGCGCGGCAAGCGCCTCGGCTTCTCGCTGAACGAGATCCGCGAGTATCTCGACCTCTACGACGCGCGGCACGGCCAGGCGGAACAGATCCGCTGGCTGCTGGACAGCGTGCGCGAACGCATCGTCCGGCTGGAACAACAGCGCACCGACCTGGAACAGACCCTCACCGAGTTGCGCGACATCGAGACCCAGGCGGCGAAGGCCCTTTCCGGCCAGGGCTGA
- a CDS encoding long-chain-fatty-acid--CoA ligase produces MQGDGTMAGDAERARPVPPPSSGFSTPPPDRAPAPGGAGGVPHQDAVHPWLASYPPGVDWGALPVPATLPEMLRHAVARFGERPCLDFFGRGWTYAQLGAQVDRAAEGFRRLGVRKGTHVGLCMPNCPFYVISYFAVLKAGGVVVNFNPLHMPMELSAQARASDTRIMVVLDLEPMLERVLGLLRRPGREDGPLRHVVACRFAGALPALKGIGFRLARRASIGTVPRHDPQVTLFDTLLEAPPLGDGPAITPGDVAVLQFTGGTTGRPKGAVLTHANLTANLEQVRCWFHECREGEERLLAVLPFFHVFAMTVALNAGLAWGAEIVLLPRYDQASFRTALRRKPPTLLPGVPTLFKAILDAGTPRAMLSSVRFCISGGAPLPLEVKHDFEAASGCVLVEGYGLTEASPVCFCNPLVGENRAGSIGLPLPGVEAEIRALDDPGRALLPGERGELCVRGPNVMQGYWGEPEETARVLLPDGFLRTGDVGIMAPDGYVTLVDRIKDIILCSGFNVYPRAIEEALYTHPDVAAATVLGMPDPYRGESPAAFVQPRPGASLTMEDLHAFLAERLSPIERPRLIELREELPRTAVGKLSKTELRQELRERHPRGGA; encoded by the coding sequence ATGCAGGGCGACGGAACGATGGCAGGCGATGCGGAACGGGCCCGGCCGGTGCCGCCGCCCTCCTCCGGCTTTTCCACCCCGCCACCGGACAGGGCGCCCGCCCCCGGCGGCGCGGGCGGAGTGCCGCACCAGGACGCCGTCCATCCCTGGCTCGCCAGCTATCCGCCTGGGGTGGACTGGGGCGCCCTGCCCGTCCCCGCCACCCTGCCGGAGATGCTGCGCCATGCGGTGGCGCGTTTCGGGGAGCGGCCCTGCCTCGATTTCTTCGGCCGTGGCTGGACCTATGCCCAGCTTGGCGCGCAAGTGGACCGCGCCGCCGAGGGCTTCCGCCGCCTGGGCGTGCGGAAGGGCACGCATGTCGGCCTCTGCATGCCGAACTGCCCCTTCTACGTCATCAGCTACTTCGCCGTGCTGAAGGCCGGCGGCGTGGTGGTGAATTTCAACCCGCTGCACATGCCGATGGAACTCTCGGCCCAGGCCCGCGCCTCGGACACGCGGATCATGGTGGTGCTCGACCTGGAGCCGATGCTGGAGCGCGTGCTCGGCCTGCTCCGCCGCCCGGGGCGGGAGGACGGTCCGCTGCGGCACGTGGTGGCCTGCCGCTTCGCCGGGGCGCTGCCGGCGCTCAAGGGCATCGGCTTCCGCCTCGCGCGCCGCGCCAGCATCGGCACCGTGCCGCGCCACGACCCGCAGGTCACGCTCTTCGACACGCTGCTGGAGGCGCCGCCCCTGGGTGACGGCCCCGCCATAACTCCCGGCGACGTGGCGGTGCTGCAATTCACCGGCGGCACCACCGGCCGGCCCAAAGGCGCGGTGCTGACCCATGCCAACCTGACCGCCAACCTGGAGCAGGTGCGGTGCTGGTTCCACGAATGCCGCGAGGGCGAAGAGCGCCTGCTCGCCGTGCTGCCTTTCTTCCATGTCTTCGCCATGACCGTGGCGCTGAATGCCGGCCTCGCCTGGGGTGCCGAGATCGTGCTGCTGCCGCGCTACGACCAGGCTAGCTTCCGCACGGCGCTGCGCCGCAAGCCGCCAACCCTGCTGCCCGGCGTGCCGACGCTGTTCAAGGCGATCCTCGATGCCGGCACGCCGCGCGCGATGCTGTCCTCCGTGCGCTTCTGCATTTCCGGCGGCGCGCCCCTGCCGCTGGAGGTGAAGCATGATTTCGAGGCGGCGAGCGGCTGCGTTCTGGTGGAGGGCTACGGCCTCACCGAGGCCTCGCCGGTCTGCTTCTGCAACCCCCTGGTGGGCGAGAACCGCGCCGGCAGCATCGGCCTGCCCCTGCCGGGCGTGGAGGCGGAGATCCGCGCCCTGGACGACCCGGGCCGCGCCCTGCTGCCGGGCGAGCGCGGCGAGCTCTGCGTGCGCGGGCCCAACGTGATGCAGGGCTATTGGGGGGAACCGGAGGAGACGGCGCGCGTGCTGCTCCCCGACGGTTTCCTGCGCACCGGCGATGTCGGGATCATGGCGCCGGACGGCTATGTGACGCTGGTGGACCGGATCAAGGACATCATCCTGTGCTCCGGCTTCAACGTCTATCCGCGCGCGATCGAGGAAGCGCTCTACACCCATCCCGACGTGGCGGCGGCGACGGTGCTGGGCATGCCCGACCCGTATCGCGGCGAGAGCCCCGCCGCCTTCGTGCAGCCGCGCCCCGGCGCCTCCCTCACGATGGAGGATCTGCATGCCTTCCTGGCGGAGCGCCTTTCGCCCATCGAGCGGCCGCGGCTGATCGAGCTGCGCGAGGAACTGCCGCGCACGGCGGTGGGCAAGCTCTCCAAGACCGAGCTGCGCCAGGAGCTGCGCGAGCGCCATCCGCGCGGAGGGGCCTGA